A single region of the Chryseobacterium sp. 6424 genome encodes:
- a CDS encoding SDR family oxidoreductase — translation MKYTQPMLREGALKDKVAIVTGGGSGLGKAMTKYFLELGAKVVITSRNLEKLQATAKELKDELRSNREFQNKNEKDNEQTGGKVLCVQCDVRNWDEVEAMKEAAIKEFGQIDILLNNAAGNFISPTERLTHSAFDSILDIVLKGTKNCTLSVGKYWIDNKIPGTVLNIVTTYSWTGSAYVVPSACAKAGVLAMTRSLAVEWAKYRIRFNAIAPGPFPTKGAWDRLLPGDLQEKFDMRKKVPLRRVGEHQELANLAAYLVSDYSAYMNGEVVTIDGGEWLQGAGEFNMLEEIPQEMWDMLEAMIKAKKSH, via the coding sequence ATGAAATACACACAACCTATGCTGCGCGAAGGAGCTCTCAAAGATAAAGTAGCCATTGTAACCGGTGGCGGCAGCGGCCTCGGCAAAGCCATGACCAAATATTTCCTCGAGCTCGGCGCGAAAGTGGTCATTACCTCCCGAAATCTGGAGAAACTGCAGGCCACCGCCAAAGAACTTAAGGATGAATTGCGAAGCAATCGTGAATTCCAAAACAAAAATGAAAAAGATAATGAACAAACGGGCGGAAAAGTGCTTTGCGTGCAATGCGATGTAAGAAACTGGGATGAAGTAGAAGCCATGAAAGAAGCGGCGATCAAAGAATTCGGGCAGATTGATATTCTGCTGAACAATGCGGCCGGCAACTTCATTTCGCCTACCGAAAGACTCACGCATTCCGCATTTGATTCGATTCTGGATATTGTGCTTAAAGGAACAAAAAACTGTACGCTGTCTGTAGGTAAATATTGGATCGACAATAAAATCCCGGGAACGGTTTTAAATATTGTCACGACTTATTCCTGGACGGGTTCGGCATACGTGGTGCCGTCAGCCTGCGCGAAAGCCGGCGTGCTCGCCATGACCAGAAGTTTAGCGGTGGAATGGGCGAAATACAGAATCCGTTTCAATGCCATCGCGCCGGGACCATTCCCGACAAAAGGTGCGTGGGACCGGCTGTTGCCGGGCGACCTGCAGGAAAAATTCGATATGAGGAAGAAAGTACCGCTCAGAAGAGTTGGCGAACATCAGGAGCTGGCCAATCTGGCGGCGTATCTGGTTTCAGATTATTCGGCGTACATGAACGGCGAAGTAGTGACCATCGATGGAGGCGAATGGCTTCAGGGCGCGGGAGAATTCAATATGCTGGAAGAGATTCCACAAGAAATGTGGGATATGCTGGAGGCGATGATCAAGGCGAAGAAAAGTCATTAG
- the uraH gene encoding hydroxyisourate hydrolase has translation MEKLIYTVFLCLITTLAFGQKSKHQLSTHILDISKGSPAKDISIKLEKYDEQTKAWSFVDQKKTDLNGRIGDFLSSEKSNLGIYKLTFYTSEYFKKDGKESFYPFIDVVFQIKDDSHYHVPITLSAFGYSTYRGN, from the coding sequence ATGGAAAAATTAATTTACACCGTATTTTTATGTCTAATCACCACCCTGGCGTTCGGGCAAAAAAGCAAGCACCAGCTATCAACTCATATTTTAGATATTTCAAAAGGCTCACCAGCAAAGGACATTTCAATTAAATTAGAAAAATATGACGAGCAGACCAAGGCGTGGTCGTTTGTAGACCAAAAGAAAACAGACCTTAACGGACGGATTGGAGATTTCTTAAGTTCAGAAAAATCAAATCTTGGAATTTATAAATTAACATTTTACACCAGCGAGTATTTTAAAAAAGACGGTAAGGAAAGTTTTTACCCCTTCATTGATGTGGTGTTCCAGATAAAGGATGACAGCCATTATCATGTGCCGATTACCCTGTCTGCCTTCGGATATTCTACATACAGGGGAAATTAA
- a CDS encoding heavy metal translocating P-type ATPase: MANNKSHIHTYDENGNQLCCTPQEGKIYKNAGAEKLVEDGCCATTDKVYAPIKKMTPDTEKHPTDDGSNHAAEHADEDGHDHSKQEKSTFQLFLPAIISFVILMTGLAMDYLIPQSWFKDWVRIGWYAAAYLPVGLPVLKEAIESIRKGDVFSEFFLMSIATIGAFAIGEYPEGVAVMLFYSVGEVFQTLAVQRAKGNIAKLLDQRPDEVTILVDNRPQTVKAAEVGLDSLIQLKPGEKLALDGVLISDSASFNTSALTGESKPDTKQKGDTVLAGMINLNTVAQVRVNTPYADSKLSKILELVQNATAQKAPTELFIRKFARIYTPIVVFLAVAICLLPYFFVEDYIFRDWLYRALIFLVISCPCALVISIPLGYFGGIGAASRNGILFKGSNFLDVIADIKNVVMDKTGTMTEGVFKVQSVNMQPELDKDSILRMVNVIENSSTHPVATAIHEHLGEPDHNVVINNIEEIAGHGLKGDYQGKQLLVGNFKLMDKFGIQYDINPDDIVETLIAIAYEGKFAGYITIADSIKEDAAETVKKLKSLGVKVTMLSGDKSTVVKAVAEKLGIQNAFGDLLPEDKVNKVKEIKSRNETVAFVGDGVNDAPVVALSDVGIAMGGLGSDATIETADVVIQDDKPSKIPMAINIGKQTKKIVWQNIALAFGVKAIVLVLGAGGLATMWEAVFADVGVALLAILNAVRIQKMKF, from the coding sequence ATGGCAAATAATAAATCACATATTCATACCTACGACGAAAATGGCAATCAGCTGTGCTGCACGCCTCAGGAAGGGAAAATATATAAAAATGCGGGGGCTGAAAAATTAGTCGAAGACGGTTGTTGCGCAACGACCGATAAAGTCTATGCCCCAATAAAGAAAATGACTCCCGATACTGAAAAGCATCCCACTGATGACGGCTCAAACCATGCTGCTGAACATGCCGATGAAGATGGACACGATCATTCTAAACAGGAAAAATCAACCTTTCAGCTTTTTCTGCCTGCAATTATTTCATTCGTGATTTTGATGACCGGATTGGCGATGGATTATTTAATCCCTCAATCTTGGTTCAAGGACTGGGTACGTATTGGCTGGTATGCGGCGGCATATCTTCCGGTAGGTTTGCCGGTTCTTAAGGAAGCGATTGAAAGTATCCGGAAGGGTGATGTGTTTTCGGAGTTTTTCCTGATGTCTATAGCTACTATTGGGGCGTTCGCAATTGGCGAATATCCTGAAGGGGTGGCGGTCATGCTTTTCTATTCAGTTGGCGAAGTCTTTCAGACTTTAGCCGTTCAGCGTGCCAAGGGGAATATCGCTAAACTGCTGGATCAGCGCCCCGATGAAGTCACGATTTTAGTCGACAATCGACCCCAAACCGTTAAAGCTGCTGAAGTGGGACTCGATTCCCTCATTCAGCTCAAACCCGGCGAAAAATTGGCCCTCGATGGGGTGTTGATCTCCGATAGCGCTTCCTTTAATACCTCGGCACTAACCGGGGAAAGCAAGCCCGATACTAAGCAGAAAGGCGATACTGTTCTTGCCGGAATGATCAACCTGAATACCGTTGCACAGGTGAGAGTAAATACACCTTATGCAGATTCAAAACTTTCCAAGATTCTGGAACTGGTACAAAACGCGACGGCACAGAAAGCACCCACAGAATTGTTCATCAGGAAATTTGCCCGCATTTATACACCGATAGTGGTATTCCTCGCGGTGGCAATCTGCTTGTTGCCTTACTTCTTTGTAGAGGATTACATTTTTAGAGATTGGTTATACCGCGCCCTGATTTTTCTGGTAATCTCCTGTCCTTGCGCATTGGTTATCAGCATTCCGCTCGGTTACTTTGGCGGCATCGGTGCAGCAAGCCGGAACGGAATTTTATTTAAAGGAAGCAATTTCCTTGACGTTATCGCAGACATTAAAAATGTGGTCATGGACAAAACCGGAACCATGACGGAAGGGGTCTTCAAAGTACAGTCAGTCAACATGCAGCCCGAACTCGACAAAGATTCAATTCTTAGGATGGTAAATGTTATTGAAAATTCATCCACTCATCCCGTCGCGACGGCCATTCATGAACACCTCGGAGAGCCTGATCACAATGTTGTAATCAACAACATCGAAGAGATTGCCGGGCATGGTTTGAAAGGGGATTATCAGGGAAAACAGTTACTCGTGGGGAACTTCAAACTCATGGATAAATTCGGTATCCAGTACGATATTAACCCTGATGATATAGTAGAAACCTTGATTGCCATTGCATATGAAGGAAAATTTGCAGGATACATTACCATTGCCGACAGCATCAAGGAAGATGCAGCGGAAACAGTAAAGAAACTGAAGAGTTTAGGAGTAAAAGTGACCATGTTGAGCGGCGATAAATCAACCGTGGTGAAAGCGGTCGCCGAAAAACTGGGTATTCAAAATGCCTTTGGCGACTTGTTGCCGGAGGATAAAGTGAATAAAGTCAAAGAAATAAAATCGCGCAACGAAACCGTGGCCTTTGTCGGAGACGGGGTTAATGATGCACCCGTAGTGGCATTAAGCGATGTGGGAATAGCGATGGGCGGTCTAGGTAGCGACGCAACCATTGAAACTGCCGATGTAGTAATTCAGGACGATAAACCTTCCAAGATCCCGATGGCCATTAATATTGGGAAGCAGACTAAAAAAATTGTGTGGCAGAATATTGCATTGGCATTTGGAGTAAAAGCCATTGTTCTCGTTTTAGGAGCGGGCGGTTTAGCCACAATGTGGGAAGCTGTATTCGCCGATGTGGGTGTAGCTCTTCTTGCCATATTAAATGCAGTAAGAATTCAGAAAATGAAATTTTAA
- a CDS encoding efflux RND transporter periplasmic adaptor subunit → MKKYITLIFAVSVLLTGCKKESEVTETKEATAVEKPDEHEDPNVAHFTEEQIKTVGIQMGSIESKELSNTIKVSGMLTVPNQNKAFVTPSYSGIVRSLYVQPGSYVSRGKVIATISNPDLIVMQQQLQQVNGQIRMAELEVTRAQQLYKGNAAPLKKFQQAQTDLATLRSQRSGLQKQLGSIGAAQGYSSSLAVRAPISGTVSKVIAQIGSNVDMASPIAEIVSNSALHLDIYVYEKDLGKVQPGQTIHFTLTNSPGKEYDAKITSIGTAFEGESKTVPVHAQVIGDRVGLIDGMNVTAVISLDNQTAASVPTDAIVNDKGQDFIFIMQNKDDKEGDNKKTVEEKEISFEKIPVAKGVTDLGYTQITPLKPIDPNAKIVTKNAFFILAKLNNKGEEGHGH, encoded by the coding sequence ATGAAAAAATATATCACCCTAATTTTTGCGGTCTCTGTCTTGTTGACAGGATGCAAAAAAGAATCAGAAGTCACTGAAACCAAAGAAGCAACTGCAGTAGAGAAGCCCGATGAGCACGAAGATCCTAATGTGGCACATTTCACCGAAGAACAGATAAAAACTGTAGGCATCCAGATGGGCAGTATCGAAAGTAAGGAGCTTTCCAATACCATCAAGGTGAGCGGTATGCTAACCGTGCCGAATCAGAATAAGGCATTTGTCACGCCCTCATACAGCGGTATAGTGCGCTCATTGTATGTCCAGCCTGGAAGTTATGTGTCGCGGGGAAAAGTTATAGCAACGATATCAAATCCCGATTTAATCGTGATGCAGCAGCAGCTGCAGCAGGTGAATGGCCAAATCAGGATGGCAGAGCTGGAGGTAACGCGTGCCCAGCAGCTTTATAAAGGAAATGCCGCACCGTTAAAGAAATTTCAGCAGGCACAGACAGATCTTGCAACATTACGAAGCCAGCGCTCCGGACTGCAGAAACAGCTAGGCAGCATCGGTGCAGCTCAGGGTTACAGTTCGTCCCTTGCGGTGCGCGCGCCCATCAGCGGAACGGTAAGTAAAGTGATTGCGCAAATCGGGAGTAATGTAGACATGGCTTCGCCAATTGCCGAAATTGTAAGCAACTCAGCCCTGCATTTAGATATCTATGTATATGAAAAAGACTTGGGTAAAGTACAGCCGGGACAAACCATTCATTTTACACTAACCAACAGTCCCGGTAAAGAGTATGATGCAAAAATAACTTCAATCGGTACTGCCTTTGAAGGAGAAAGCAAAACTGTTCCTGTTCACGCACAGGTCATAGGGGACCGCGTGGGTCTCATTGATGGCATGAATGTAACCGCCGTTATCAGTCTGGATAACCAAACTGCAGCCTCGGTTCCTACGGACGCCATCGTTAATGATAAGGGCCAGGATTTTATCTTTATTATGCAAAACAAGGATGACAAAGAGGGAGATAACAAAAAAACGGTGGAAGAAAAGGAAATAAGTTTTGAAAAAATTCCTGTGGCTAAGGGAGTTACTGATTTGGGCTATACACAAATTACCCCCTTGAAACCCATAGACCCAAATGCTAAAATAGTAACTAAAAATGCCTTCTTCATTTTAGCTAAATTAAATAACAAAGGAGAAGAAGGGCACGGCCATTAA